The window AAAAAATTTCTAACTAAATAATAATGTAATTCTAAtggaatgaatgaaaatttgattatattcatatacaattaatataattatgataatgacaataataaaaatatattatatttaataattttttatatatgtgaaatttgaataaagataattaaaataaaaaaaagggaGTATAATAAGCGAGCAAGCCGCGACTTACGAGAGAAGGGGGaaatcaaacaatcaaagaaATCAGTGAAAAGAAGATCGAGAAAGAAACGAAAGAACAAGaagccgccgccgccgccgcgcCGCCGCCGGAAAGAAGAGCAGAGGTTTGTGTTCAATACGTCGTGAAATTACACGTTTTGCCCAATTAATTCAAGTCTGATAATTATGGACATGAGTATATAGTTTATATATTTGAGCAATTGAAGTTGCAGATTCTAACAACAATTTACTTTACTGATGATGCAGACAACACAGAATATAAAGAATTAGAATATTAGATACATGTCAAAGACGATTGTGCAACCTGTAGGGCAGAAGAGGCTGACCAATGTTGCTGTCGTGCGTCTCAAGAAACACGGCTGTCGCTTTGAAATCGCTTGTTACAAGAACAAAGTTCTCTCCTGGCGCTCCGGCGTGTACGgactcttttcttttttattttgtttttttcgaCAATTATGCTATGTTTGTTGATTGTTGATACATTATTTGATTTCAACCGGATGTTTGTATGTTTTAAATACACTCTTGGTATTCATGTTAGGGTAGACGTGTTAACTGGCCAACTATTTCTGAGCCGTTGGGTGATTATCCGGCGTCCAGGAttagaatattattttctttaatatgtCTAGCGCTTTTTAATCAATCCTGCTTAAAAAAAGGCTGGATGGGGTCATTTTCCTTGTCCAGGGTTGAAAAGTGCTggacatattaaaaatttgttataatcctggccGCTCGATATTTACTCCAACGACCCAAAATTATGCTATGTTTGTTAATTGTTGATACATTATTTGATTTCCACCGGATTTTGTTCATGTTAATACTGCCAAGTGTAATCTGTGATGCATATATACCTGATGTTGGCTTTTATATCATCTCTAattatttgtccattttcttaCATAAGCTTATATGTTATTTAACTTGGTACTCGAACTAGGCTGGAGTCACAGAAGATGCTCTAATAtgctatttttaattaattttattatggatTATTCTCTTTTTCGAAATTTAATAGCTGCAACCTTATTGTAAAGCTCTGCATGAGGATTTAGTAGATGATTGCAGTGCGTGtgcaaattttatacatttttggGAACCTTTATCTTGATAAATCACTaggtatacaatttttttatcacaTACATGTGTTAATCCCTTTCTGTCACTTTATGCTAATCCTTTTACCGGTAAATTTGTCTTTGTTTTTCCATGTTTTACactattatgaaaaaatatctCCTCATCTTTCATATAATTACAATATGTAAACTAACTTCCCCTCTCTACTTATCTCTATAGTCTATACTGTTTAAGCCTGTAGAAAAGCTCTTCATCATGTACTGCTATgtacttataaaaaaattctgttgttttttttatatagagaGAAAGATTTGGATGAAGTCTTGCAATCACACACCGTGTATTCTAATGTATCAAAAGGAGTTCTTGCCAAATCCAGGGATTTAAAGAAAGCTTTCGGGCAGGACgaatatgatgatgatgaaaagaTTGATCATGAAAAAATCTGTTTGGAGGTTTGTAATACCCCATGTCTAGTCATTTGATGTCTCAGTCATCATCTATAGGCCTAAAATGAGCAAAATAGTTTCATTGTAAATAATTGTACTATTGTACTGCTTCTCTGCCAGATTTTGGAAAAAGGAGAGCTACAAGTTGCTGGAAAGGAACGAGAATCGCAGTTATCAAGTCAGTTTAGGGATATTGCAACTATTGTCATGCAGAAGACCATAAACCCTGAAACTCATCGTCCGTATACTATTAGCATGATTGAGCGTTTAATGCATGAAATACATTTCGCAGTTGATCCGCACAACAGCTCGAAGAAACAGGTGTGTCAATTGTTCCTGCTTATATATGAGAAACTATCATCTATAATGATAAACATTGCCCTGAGTTTATAAAACAAATTGACaccctttataatttttttttagccaGTCTGAAGTTGAAtcttgttttcatttaaatgtGAATCATTTGTCTTGCAAAACCAGAACAAGTTCTATTTCATAGAACGTTCGTCCTGATTTAGTATATTACTAGTTAATTTAAACTCTATATAGCGTATCTCTTGtaattaaattgtttttctgGTGCCTTTGTTTGTTTTGCGGGGTGACAGAGTTTGGCTCCTAAATCCTAATGTATTCTCTCTGCAGGCCCTTGAAGTCATTCGCGAGCTTCAGAAACACTTCCCCATAAAACGATCTCCTATGAGATTACGACTGACTGTGCCTGGACAGGCCTTCTCTTCTGTTTCCGAGAAATTAAATGAATGGAAATCCAGCATTGTTTCGAAAGAAGAATCTGGAAATCAGCTATCTGTTGTAagatttctattttttatttttcgagttgtagtatttattttgttttttgctaaataaggtCTAGGAAATTGTTACCGTTGGACTATGAAGCTTTATTCATGCAAATTGCTTCACCAATGCCTAAGTGCATTTATATTACCCTCATTGCCCTTGATCTTCTTATCAGTTGTGTGAATATTGCCTAGGGGTGATAATCTATTATAGTGATACAGAGCACAATATAACTGTTTGACAGTAATACCCGAGCTGGTAGAGTAGataatccttaacttgatactGTGGTAACAATTGAAATATCCTTTGAAGTGTAAAATACCAacacaagaagaagaaaagaaaacagcATAGCAATATAAAGGAAAGTTTGACTTATGTCTACCTAGGCTCTAAGCTGAGCTTAATGAGATTCCACTATCATTTATCTGTGCCTTGGGTTTCCCATCTTTCACTCCCCCTTGCATGTGTCGGTAATTCTTCAGGgcttaattatttgaatttttaatagctgtgattcaccacgcttctggGTTATGGTTACTCAAAATTTTCGTTCTTGCAGCGGAAGGCAACTTATGTGTAATTTATGAATCGTAGCTAACTAGTTGTTTAGCCATGCGAACTAACCTGTGCTTCCACCTGAAGGCATTTAAGAATtattcttttgttgtgttgtgtttggttggggatgaTGGTATGTAATGAGTAAAATTGAAGGGAAGCAATAAAAGGTAGGATGGAAGATTTGAAAAAAACAATTGAGCGAGTGTAAATTTTTTATGTCAAGATTTGTGAAGAAATTGGGCATGTAGGAGAGTGGACTATTCTTTGTCGAATTGAGGGTTTAAGCTCTAGTGTAGGAGGCTAGGAAAGGAATGGAGGAAAAAATGAagattttgagttttttttactaGTAAGTTGAGTTGTGTTTTTTTAGctaaattgaattttaaacatttacccaagatatatacaaaatttcatTCCGTTCCCTCCAATCCCATTCATCCGAACCAAACACCACATTGGAGTCTTGTCGGGATATGTGTGTCTTAGCAACAGTATTGTAGTAGTATTGTGATAATAGTAGAGTTGTAAGGGTATTAAGGTCATTTCAGGAGGATTAGTTACATATGTGTACTAGTAGTATAATTACCAGTAGCATTTTACATTTCAGTTAACGCAATTATGATATGAAAATGGATGTATTTCCACCAACCTTCTCTTTCTCTATCTATAACTGATTCCGTTACTTTCTCTCTCCAGGGTTTGTGTTTCTCATCTTTTAAATTCTGCCTCTAtatctctcatttctctctgaATTCTCTTTAAACACTCTCTGTCCTGTTAATTTAACTTCATTTGTTATTCCTgaaattttatcaattgaaaatgCCAAAAATAGTCGCAAATAGCTCAGGAATGCATCAATTCCTGACATGTATAAACAAAGACCAGACTGTTAAATGTTTACATTTTAGACTTaacctgattttttttttattaaaaagactATGTATTTTCTAATCTTTAATATTAAGGTATGTGATGTATCATGTTCTATCTGGTTTTCTGAAATATTAGAAATCCCAATATAGATACCAGGGTCATGGTCATTATATTATCGTTAAAGGGAACATATTTTCTTGTAAGAATTATCTCTTTTGCAGCTTCAGATATTATTTTCCCCAAGGTTCATGATATGATGTACTCGGGATTTCCAACCAGTTTAAAGTGCTGTCAGGGTGTAGGGCTTCTTTAAAA of the Daucus carota subsp. sativus chromosome 4, DH1 v3.0, whole genome shotgun sequence genome contains:
- the LOC108215661 gene encoding uncharacterized protein LOC108215661, with the translated sequence MSKTIVQPVGQKRLTNVAVVRLKKHGCRFEIACYKNKVLSWRSGVEKDLDEVLQSHTVYSNVSKGVLAKSRDLKKAFGQDEYDDDEKIDHEKICLEILEKGELQVAGKERESQLSSQFRDIATIVMQKTINPETHRPYTISMIERLMHEIHFAVDPHNSSKKQALEVIRELQKHFPIKRSPMRLRLTVPGQAFSSVSEKLNEWKSSIVSKEESGNQLSVICEMEPGFFRDCDAMVRNLQGRLEILAISVHAEGDTNVDHYDDHEEPSSSLPKASTGADFQLSEKLNKQTISEKKPDAVGDVKQQSKCSTCNAYVGDSKQYREHFKSEWHKHNLKRKTKQLPPVSAEECLGDMEITDSRADLKDYSF